The following nucleotide sequence is from Cryptococcus neoformans var. grubii H99 chromosome 5, complete sequence.
ATATATCTTTAAAAAGGCAATACCTTCCCAAAGAATGAGTTGACTGGATGTTAAATAGATGAGGGGCTCGAGTATGGATATGAACGCGAGCACGAAGGAGTCAGGGGAGGCGCTAGAGAGTGAAGACAATGGAGAGATAGAAGGCGATGAGGAAGTATTTGACGACATCTACGCATATATTCGAAATGCCTACGACCCCCCAGGAAACCCAAGCAATCAATCAATTCCCCCAATCAATTCGATAGAGTCAATCAAACGCTGGACATTTCACATCCCTTCTTATTATCTACTTTTTTACCTTGCTTTGACACTATATATTTTtgatgttttttttttctctaGGAGTGagccttttctcttcctcctttgtcCGAGTGGATTGAAATGCGACAGTGTCGCGGGGTGAATATCATGAGAATCTTAGTTTTGACAGCTGATTTTTTATCACTGttttttccatctctgttttttccatctccctttTCTATTTAGTGAACTTAAGATACCCCTGCATACCTATAGAAAGTTATACCCGAATGCAATTTTGCTTGACGTTTAGTGCTATCTCATTTGTGGTGTTTTGTGCAAGTGATTTGTGCGTCATCTTGTGCGTTATATTGCCTCAGATTCTTAGCGTGTTTTGCGTAACAGGTGATTGACACCAGAGACATCGTCTCTCTCGATTCTTACAATTTTATTAGTATGATCAAGCACCACATTTAATTTGAGCTTAAGTGATCTCGAGTACTTTCCTAATTTATTACTTCACGTCGAAATGTTTAAGAAAGCCCGATATGCATTTAGGCCAGCCACGCACCAACAACTAAATCTCTTCACAACCCCAAATTAAAATATTGCCCGGCCCTTCATTTATGGATACTGCTTGTGCTCCTTTTGAGAACTACTATTGCTGTTCAAAATCTTCATACCTGATACGAAGCTACATGATAAGTCCTCAATCAATTATAAATTCTACAAATATAGTCTGATACGCCAAATGATGCTTTTTATTTCGTCTCTAGTTCCGTCTAGTGATATCCCTCATGATGCCCTTTCCAACCTTCATCAAACCCTTTCTAGCCTCCCAAGCGGGGTAGATACCGACCATACCCAGACCGACGAACAACCAGATAAGAGAGATGCAGACCCAGGCAGTAAACCCCTTGGCGGGGTAGACGTGTGATGCGAAAAAtaagggaagagggatgACCTTTTTTCGTGTACGTCAGCTTTAGATACTGACGTGCCAAAAAAGTGAGATGGAAACTTACAAAGATAAGGATGACAATTAATGAAAGAGCGGCAACGGCGGCAAACCTGAAAGCTTTTTGCAATTCCTCATTTTCCTTGGCCATGTCGGTAGGCTGAGCCTCAACAGTGGTGTGGGTAGTGTTCCTCGTAGGCTCGACACCATCTTGGAGTCCTTCCCCCGCAAAATCAagcttttccttttcatcctcataCGCAAGTGGCTTTGCTGAAGACTCGTTGTTTTCGGTAAGAATGAAGTCctccttgttgttgatagATCGGGTAATATCCCAGTCAAAGTTGGCAGGGTGGATATAAGACCAAGCGACGGTGATGATACCACCGATACCGATAGAAAGGAGGTTACCGGTAAGCATCTCGTAGTCGCCGAAAGTGGTGGTAACGTTGATGACACCGTCGTTGAGGGTAGAAGTGATACCCAACCAACCAGCAACACCGGCGCAGAAGCCCAAGACGGCTCCAACACAAGCACCGGTACCATTGCACTTCCTCCAGGTGATACAGAGGGCGATAGGGACGACAGCGCTTCCGATGATACAGCCCATCAATTCGTAGAGGTAACCCATGCTGACGCCAATATAGTTGAAGGCAGTAGCGATCGCACCCATGAACAAGGCGTAGCTGAAGATACAGATGTGGGATACCCAGAGGATTTGCTTTTCAGAAGGGTTGGGACGGATGTAGGTACCAAAGATATCGTAAGTGAGGATAGAGGAGACGGCGATCTGCTCAGCGGAACAGGCAGAGGTGAcggcaaggaaaaggaggataAGCATAGCGGTGGCGCCCGACTGGCCCATGAGAGCACTGGCAGCTAGATATTGTTAATCAGCTAAAAGCTCTAAAGCTATTGGAAAGCGGCATACCCTTAACAGCGGGCAAACCGGCAGAGACTTCGTCGGCAGTCAAAGTGATGATGGGAGTAGATGTGCCGTGAGCCAAAGCTACAGCCGAAAGTCCCAAAGAAGTGGCAATACCCAAGGGAATACCGAACCAAGCGACTAGGGGTACGTCAACATGGCCGGCTTGAGTCTTGTAGGAGGATATACTCACTACCTCCCCACAAGAAGGCCTTGACCGAAGTCTTGGGATCGGAAGCAATAGCTCGTTGCCAGTAAGCCTGGTCATTAAACACAGTACCAAAGTTACCTATCATCATGTAAGCGCAGTCCTTCAAAGTGTTGTACCCGATACCTTCACTTACCGACAATGTTAAGGACACCAAAAATCAGACCACTTTTGGACCTCATGGTCAAGTAAGAGCCCTGAGCGTTACCAGAGATAGGGTTGGCCCCGGCGGCATAGTTGAGCAATTCCCACATCTTGGATGGAGAGCCGATAATGGGAGAGGTAGCATAGGCGACGAGAGCGAATGAAATCAAGATGCAATAGAGAACGAGGGTATGGGAGTAGTCGGCGATCAAAGTGGCTCGCATACCGCCGGTGAGGACGTAAATGGAGACACCGAGAGGAATGAGGAAACAAGCCGCAACAGTGTTCATGCCGGTGAGGTCGGTAACGGTAGCGGAACCCCCCAAAATGAGCATAGCTAAAAACAGAAGTCTACAGTCAGTGGAAATTCGACTCGTAAGGAGATGAAAAAGACTTGCTGGAAACGATGATGTTAGTCGCAAGGgcaaagaacaaaaagacaaggTGAGCAGTTCGGCCCCATCGAGCCTTGATAATTTCAAGGTAGGTATGGCAGAAGGGAGCGTGCTGCTTAAGCTTGCTGGAGATCAtggcaaagagaagaactTGGATGGCAGCACCGGAAGCGTACCACCAAGGTCCACTGATGCCGAATTTGTATCTGCTCAAAGTGAGCATCAAATTGCTACCAATGGAAGCTCCTTGACTTACGCAGTAGCACTCGACTGTAAAAGGGTAGCCGCCCATGTCCAAGCACTGACGATGCCAGCAGCGATCAAACCCGGAGGAACACTTCGGCTGGCAGAGTTGAACTCTTCAGCCGAAGAAGTTTTGTGAGATGTGTACCGCGTTTGAAGTTTTGCGATTCTATTAAATTGTCAATatttttttccttcccatGGTTGAATGAAAAGACTTACCCGACCATCAGTAAACTGAAGAACAGACCCATTCCAATCTGGCGGTACTTTTTGTCAATAAAAGTAGAATATTATAGTATGGAGCGCAAGTGATACTCACAACGACACCATAACCGGCCCCTTGAGGCAACACTGTTGACGACATGGTTCTTCCCTTGGTTTAGTTAGCTGAGGCAAATTTCTAGTGGAATCGAGAGGTTagatggaaaaaaaggcTGATACATCGGCTTCCATATCGCACTATATACTACTCAGCAACAATTTATCTTCATCCGCCCACCGAAACCGGGTATTAGCAAAGACACCTAGATAGCTGTGGTAGCCAACCAATTTTCCTTCTCATATCTCTTTAGCGTGATAGTTACTTCATGCTTTTCCTCAGAGATGGCAAGTCAAAAATTCGGAGATAAAGCCAGAATGCTTGAATGTGATTTGTCGATCCTGCAGCATCGACTGATAAGGATCATGtcattttctctttccgaTATCCGGCGTTCGTATTTGAATGCGGTTTGCCTGCAATCCCTATCAATGCATAGCAAAGTCTGTGCCGGGAATGTAATAACGTCAATCGATGACCCCACAGTGCCTCTCGAAGGAGGAAGTTGgaacgagaagaaaaaatcAAACCTATATAGAGTCTAGAAAAATAGAGTGGTCTTGAGGAGCTCGTTGATGACAACTTGCTTTGATGACGGCCCGAACTGCATATCTGCAATCCCGTAATTGCAGAAGATGGTTACAAATTCCCGGTCCTTCAGCTCTAAGATTTCAGACGTACC
It contains:
- a CDS encoding urea transporter encodes the protein MSSTVLPQGAGYGVVIGMGLFFSLLMVGIAKLQTRYTSHKTSSAEEFNSASRSVPPGLIAAGIVSAWTWAATLLQSSATAYKFGISGPWWYASGAAIQVLLFAMISSKLKQHAPFCHTYLEIIKARWGRTAHLVFLFFALATNIIVSTMLILGGSATVTDLTGMNTVAACFLIPLGVSIYVLTGGMRATLIADYSHTLVLYCILISFALVAYATSPIIGSPSKMWELLNYAAGANPISGNAQGSYLTMRSKSGLIFGVLNIVGNFGTVFNDQAYWQRAIASDPKTSVKAFLWGGIAWFGIPLGIATSLGLSAVALAHGTSTPIITLTADEVSAGLPAVKAASALMGQSGATAMLILLFLAVTSACSAEQIAVSSILTYDIFGTYIRPNPSEKQILWVSHICIFSYALFMGAIATAFNYIGVSMGYLYELMGCIIGSAVVPIALCITWRKCNGTGACVGAVLGFCAGVAGWLGITSTLNDGVINVTTTFGDYEMLTGNLLSIGIGGIITVAWSYIHPANFDWDITRSINNKEDFILTENNESSAKPLAYEDEKEKLDFAGEGLQDGVEPTRNTTHTTVEAQPTDMAKENEELQKAFRFAAVAALSLIVILIFVIPLPLFFASHVYPAKGFTAWVCISLIWLFVGLGMVGIYPAWEARKGLMKVGKGIMRDITRRN